A single genomic interval of Rosistilla ulvae harbors:
- the polX gene encoding DNA polymerase/3'-5' exonuclease PolX, which yields MDNQSIAEVFEQMAELLEFKGENPFRIRAYHNGAKAILDLDEPVAQILDDPSRKLSDVPGIGKTLVDKITVLVATGSLPQLLELQEQFPASVLAMARVPGLGAKKAARLHQELGIDNLAELKAACETDQVSGLKGFGKKSQQTILDGLAIAQAAAQRKKWVNADGWVARLRSHLSGCDAIERIEFAGSYRRGRETCGDLDILVVADPAAAAMDHLETFPPRKETILRGDTKISIRVDEAFQVDMRVVADDQFGAALQYFTGSQAHNVRVRSMAKAKGLKVNEYGVFRDDDPDKSIAGAEEQEVYAAVGLPWIPPELREDRLEFDWAKSGDPFDLIELKDICSDLHMHTTATDGEATIGDMADAAIARGLTAIAITDHSQRVAMARGLDPQRLREQWARIDQLRPQYEGRLTILKGIECDILEDGGMDLPDDVLAEADWVLASVHYGQRQSREQITDRILGAIANPHVTAIAHPTGRLINRREAYQVDIDAVFQAAAETSTLLELNANPSRLDLHEVHCQTASRRYNIPIVINTDAHSIDGLDVMQYGILQARRAGLQKQHVANARSWDAMKPLMGKYR from the coding sequence ATGGATAATCAATCGATCGCCGAAGTTTTCGAACAGATGGCGGAACTGCTGGAGTTTAAAGGCGAAAATCCGTTCCGGATCCGGGCGTATCACAACGGGGCCAAAGCGATCCTCGACCTTGACGAACCGGTCGCCCAGATCCTCGACGATCCCAGCCGCAAGCTGTCTGATGTGCCGGGGATCGGCAAGACCTTGGTAGACAAGATCACCGTCCTGGTCGCGACCGGCAGCCTGCCCCAGTTGCTGGAGTTGCAAGAACAGTTCCCCGCCTCGGTCCTGGCGATGGCTCGCGTACCCGGCCTTGGCGCGAAGAAGGCGGCTCGGCTGCACCAAGAACTCGGGATCGACAACCTCGCCGAACTGAAGGCCGCTTGTGAAACGGATCAGGTGAGTGGCCTCAAAGGTTTTGGCAAGAAGAGCCAGCAGACGATCCTCGACGGCTTGGCGATCGCACAAGCGGCGGCGCAGCGGAAGAAGTGGGTCAACGCCGACGGCTGGGTCGCTCGACTGCGTTCCCATCTATCCGGCTGCGATGCGATCGAACGAATAGAGTTTGCCGGCAGCTACCGCCGCGGACGCGAGACCTGCGGCGATCTGGACATCCTTGTCGTCGCCGATCCCGCCGCTGCGGCGATGGATCATCTGGAAACCTTTCCGCCGCGAAAGGAGACCATCCTGCGAGGCGACACAAAGATCTCGATCCGCGTCGACGAAGCGTTCCAAGTCGACATGCGGGTCGTCGCCGATGATCAGTTTGGCGCGGCGCTTCAGTATTTCACAGGCTCGCAAGCGCACAACGTTCGCGTCCGTAGTATGGCCAAAGCAAAAGGGTTGAAGGTCAACGAATACGGCGTCTTTCGCGACGACGATCCAGACAAATCGATCGCCGGCGCCGAGGAGCAGGAGGTCTATGCGGCGGTTGGTCTGCCATGGATTCCGCCCGAACTGCGCGAGGATCGGTTGGAATTCGATTGGGCAAAAAGTGGCGATCCGTTTGACCTGATCGAATTGAAAGACATTTGCAGCGACCTGCATATGCACACCACGGCGACCGATGGCGAAGCGACGATCGGCGACATGGCGGACGCGGCGATCGCCCGCGGCCTGACCGCGATCGCGATCACCGATCACAGCCAACGCGTCGCGATGGCTCGCGGGCTGGACCCACAGCGACTGCGCGAACAATGGGCGCGGATCGATCAACTGCGACCACAGTACGAGGGCCGGCTGACGATTCTAAAAGGAATCGAATGCGACATCCTGGAAGATGGCGGGATGGACCTTCCCGACGATGTCCTTGCCGAAGCCGATTGGGTGCTGGCGAGCGTGCATTATGGGCAACGGCAAAGTCGCGAACAGATCACCGATCGAATCTTGGGAGCGATCGCGAATCCACATGTCACCGCGATCGCGCACCCGACCGGACGTTTGATCAATCGCCGCGAAGCGTATCAAGTCGACATCGACGCGGTTTTCCAAGCCGCCGCCGAAACGTCGACGCTGCTGGAACTGAACGCCAACCCGTCTCGGTTAGATCTTCATGAAGTCCATTGCCAAACGGCGTCGCGCCGTTACAACATCCCCATCGTGATCAACACCGACGCGCACTCGATCGATGGCCTCGACGTGATGCAGTACGGCATCCTGCAAGCGCGGCGAGCCGGGCTGCAAAAACAACACGTCGCCAACGCGAGGTCTTGGGATGCGATGAAGCCCCTGATGGGCAAATACCGCTAG
- a CDS encoding metallophosphoesterase, which produces MRNVLILLLLSVASDLAVATEIQRIWLTHKSNDPSRIVVNWMSESAGDSVVRFGLTADYDKTVRVDETTTLHHVEIPLEHRDAVYHYSVSSGDQRSKDATFKAYPSDELRIAIVADWQSKPDLSAIQKDDVHLLLTAGDNIANLFPACGEGTKDCVKPYAALIDAYPDLFRSTPFMPALGNHDRQIRPRGKMPPEEAVYDVDATAFRKFFELPGDEWKWHFDIPQFDLRVLALDFNHISDFGTTWQTCHRFDEASPQFLWYQQQMANPPGFVVTLYNERNASIRNQANKQWHDLFRRGTCCVTGYGYFAERAEVDGFPYYNSSLSGSGAQYRDPHSKFLAGEDSYLLLTLQRGGEMAVKIKSLSGDELDHQSYKQREPTQ; this is translated from the coding sequence ATGCGAAACGTCTTAATCCTGTTGCTTTTGTCTGTCGCTTCCGATCTCGCCGTCGCAACCGAGATCCAGCGGATCTGGCTGACGCACAAGAGCAACGACCCGAGCCGCATCGTTGTGAACTGGATGAGCGAGAGTGCGGGGGATTCGGTCGTTCGCTTTGGCCTGACTGCGGACTACGACAAAACGGTCCGAGTCGACGAAACGACGACGCTGCATCATGTCGAAATTCCGCTGGAACATCGCGATGCGGTCTATCACTATTCGGTCAGCAGCGGCGACCAACGATCGAAGGACGCCACCTTCAAAGCCTACCCGAGCGATGAACTGCGGATTGCAATCGTCGCCGACTGGCAGAGCAAGCCCGACTTGTCGGCGATCCAAAAGGACGATGTCCATCTATTGCTGACCGCTGGCGACAACATCGCCAACCTCTTTCCAGCCTGCGGCGAGGGGACCAAAGATTGCGTGAAGCCCTACGCTGCGCTGATCGACGCCTACCCCGATCTGTTTCGCTCCACACCGTTCATGCCGGCGCTGGGGAATCACGACCGCCAGATTCGCCCGCGTGGGAAGATGCCCCCCGAGGAAGCCGTCTACGATGTCGATGCGACTGCGTTTCGCAAATTCTTCGAATTGCCAGGGGACGAGTGGAAGTGGCACTTCGACATCCCACAGTTTGACCTGCGGGTGCTCGCGTTGGACTTCAATCACATCTCCGACTTCGGAACCACTTGGCAAACCTGCCACCGCTTCGACGAAGCCTCCCCTCAGTTCCTCTGGTACCAACAACAGATGGCCAACCCGCCCGGATTTGTTGTCACGCTCTATAACGAACGCAACGCGAGCATTCGCAACCAGGCGAACAAACAATGGCACGACCTGTTCCGCCGCGGAACGTGTTGCGTCACCGGATACGGCTATTTTGCAGAGCGAGCCGAAGTCGATGGCTTTCCCTATTACAACAGCTCGCTCAGCGGCAGCGGCGCCCAATATCGCGATCCCCATTCGAAGTTCCTCGCGGGCGAGGACAGCTACCTATTGCTGACCCTCCAGCGTGGCGGCGAGATGGCGGTTAAGATCAAGAGTCTCAGCGGCGACGAACTAGATCACCAATCCTACAAACAACGTGAACCGACACAATGA
- a CDS encoding TspO/MBR family protein, which yields MTWIEWYNGLDKPSWTPAPATIGLIWQLLYPVIIVTFGFVFVQASRKRLPWIVALPFAINLVANLCFTPIQFGLRNLPLAAVDILIVWTTILWMMFAIWKHYRLIAVAQIPYLIWVSIATTLQLMITWNN from the coding sequence ATGACATGGATTGAGTGGTACAACGGCCTGGACAAACCTTCGTGGACTCCCGCCCCCGCCACGATCGGCCTGATCTGGCAACTGTTGTACCCGGTGATCATCGTGACGTTTGGCTTCGTCTTCGTGCAAGCCTCTCGCAAGCGGCTGCCATGGATTGTCGCTTTGCCGTTTGCGATCAACCTAGTCGCCAATCTCTGCTTCACCCCGATTCAATTCGGCTTGCGCAATCTGCCGCTTGCCGCCGTCGACATCCTGATCGTCTGGACGACGATCCTGTGGATGATGTTCGCGATCTGGAAGCATTACCGTCTGATCGCGGTGGCGCAGATCCCGTACCTGATCTGGGTTTCAATCGCGACGACGCTACAACTGATGATCACGTGGAACAATTAG
- a CDS encoding DUF1559 domain-containing protein: MHCVQRPRSLKTGFTLVELLVVIAIIGILVGLLLPAVQAAREAARRMSCGNNMKQLGLAIHNYHDTFKSFPTTEIWGDKTGLNVRNFTWLTFILPFIEQSPLHDQIDFSESVMAQTDASGNLIRSTVIDSFLCPSDPVWDTLPHGFGLTSYAGASGWDEHARSGDIHAGVFPTARTTRFSNITDGTSNTIAIGEVTTNSFCCRPAGVDESAGGSGQFRRGSSRVVRASFVAAMVDDGYNDHALALAMNSGQPLLSADGNKGIVSAWWNGGQAHIWKPTYRSRTGINADWRGAGSYHPGGALFTVADASVRFIAETIESSNMHSGQSNNNNLWHAINTVAGSGQGSYEVSNSIP, from the coding sequence ATGCACTGTGTCCAACGTCCCCGTTCTCTTAAGACAGGTTTCACGCTTGTCGAATTGTTAGTCGTTATTGCGATTATCGGAATCTTGGTAGGCTTGTTGTTGCCGGCTGTTCAGGCGGCACGCGAGGCGGCGCGACGGATGAGTTGCGGAAACAACATGAAGCAGTTGGGGCTTGCTATCCACAACTATCATGACACGTTTAAGTCGTTCCCGACCACTGAAATCTGGGGGGACAAGACGGGCTTGAACGTAAGGAATTTTACTTGGTTGACTTTTATTCTACCGTTCATCGAGCAATCTCCTTTGCACGATCAAATTGATTTTTCAGAGTCGGTCATGGCTCAGACTGACGCCAGTGGGAATTTGATTCGAAGCACGGTCATCGACAGTTTTCTTTGCCCTTCGGATCCGGTTTGGGATACGCTTCCTCATGGTTTCGGGCTGACATCGTATGCGGGTGCATCTGGGTGGGATGAGCATGCGAGATCGGGCGATATTCATGCGGGCGTGTTTCCAACGGCTAGAACCACGCGGTTTTCTAACATTACCGATGGAACGTCCAACACGATTGCAATTGGTGAGGTGACAACGAATTCGTTCTGCTGTCGGCCTGCCGGCGTCGATGAGTCTGCTGGTGGTTCCGGGCAGTTTCGTCGAGGTTCGAGTCGTGTTGTGCGAGCATCTTTTGTGGCGGCAATGGTTGACGATGGTTACAACGACCACGCATTAGCGCTGGCCATGAACTCCGGCCAACCTCTGCTGAGTGCCGATGGGAATAAGGGGATCGTTTCGGCTTGGTGGAATGGCGGCCAAGCCCATATTTGGAAACCAACCTATCGCTCTCGAACCGGTATCAATGCAGATTGGCGAGGAGCGGGCAGCTACCATCCCGGTGGTGCTCTGTTCACGGTGGCTGACGCTTCGGTTCGGTTCATTGCCGAAACGATTGAAAGCAGCAATATGCACAGTGGCCAATCAAACAACAATAATCTGTGGCACGCCATCAACACTGTCGCTGGCAGTGGGCAAGGTTCTTACGAAGTCAGCAATAGTATTCCGTAG
- a CDS encoding glycosyltransferase family 39 protein produces the protein MAVLQRYKKQLALGLNLLTKQLRNDGHRLLRRSGIFLRQHRAALLVLMFVAAMFRLPYVSQPMRYDEAHTYIQYASKPAALIVTRYDEPNNHVFHSLLVHATTNLLGDQPAIVRLPALVSGILLVGLTYCLGTVCCGVQTGRIAALLVAGMPQLIFYSTNARGYTTTAALFLLACLSAHEAIARRNAVAWALLSITLSLSTWTVPTMVYGMIGIFAWLCGRSIVAETKDWRILFGIGLATIATVGLLYAPIALSIGTDRLLSIGGSHPVTFGSFVSSVPEKTMGLYHWITWSVPIWAQLILFGSAVLAIARCSKVPWPVGAAVVLVSLTMLLQRVFPPERTWCFALPLLAILCAHGIVRLFGWFPKDKWFKDPSQYLAVGIVAGIAFSLVTSDAIRKSDETGLFFEADEIVSTLSAIASPTEPIIAVTPASATIHYYARNGRLPGAHFMPPTAEKFDNTSAIVVSSRAHGQSIEDVLHELQLDALYDAKSSSRVAEFETADLYRVTAK, from the coding sequence TTGGCTGTACTGCAGCGATACAAAAAACAGCTTGCCCTTGGGCTAAATCTACTTACGAAGCAACTCCGCAACGACGGTCATCGCCTGCTGCGTCGATCGGGCATTTTCCTGCGACAGCATCGCGCCGCATTGCTTGTGCTGATGTTTGTCGCCGCAATGTTCAGGCTACCCTACGTCAGCCAACCGATGCGTTATGACGAGGCACACACTTATATCCAATATGCCAGCAAGCCAGCCGCTTTGATCGTGACACGATATGATGAGCCGAATAACCATGTCTTCCATTCTTTGCTGGTCCACGCCACGACGAACCTACTGGGAGATCAGCCTGCCATCGTACGACTTCCCGCCTTGGTATCAGGGATTCTGCTCGTTGGCCTGACTTATTGCCTTGGCACGGTCTGCTGCGGAGTGCAAACCGGGCGGATCGCCGCGTTGCTTGTCGCTGGAATGCCCCAACTGATCTTCTATTCGACAAATGCACGCGGATACACAACGACGGCGGCCTTGTTCTTGCTGGCATGCCTGTCTGCCCACGAGGCGATCGCGCGACGCAATGCAGTCGCCTGGGCATTGCTGTCGATAACCCTTTCACTATCGACCTGGACCGTGCCGACGATGGTCTACGGGATGATCGGGATCTTCGCATGGTTATGTGGCAGGTCGATCGTGGCGGAAACCAAAGATTGGCGAATATTGTTTGGAATCGGATTGGCAACGATTGCGACCGTGGGACTGCTCTATGCGCCGATCGCCCTCTCCATCGGAACCGATCGCTTGCTTTCCATCGGCGGTTCCCACCCCGTGACATTCGGATCGTTTGTATCGAGCGTCCCCGAAAAGACGATGGGCCTTTACCACTGGATCACATGGAGCGTCCCAATCTGGGCACAACTGATACTCTTCGGATCCGCGGTTCTCGCAATCGCGCGATGCTCCAAAGTGCCCTGGCCTGTGGGGGCCGCAGTCGTGCTTGTATCGCTGACCATGCTGCTGCAACGCGTTTTCCCACCGGAGCGAACCTGGTGTTTTGCCCTCCCGCTGCTCGCCATACTTTGCGCGCATGGCATAGTGAGACTCTTCGGCTGGTTTCCCAAAGACAAGTGGTTCAAAGATCCCAGCCAATATCTAGCGGTTGGCATCGTTGCTGGAATTGCATTTTCGCTGGTGACCAGCGACGCAATCCGCAAGTCGGACGAAACCGGTCTGTTTTTTGAAGCCGATGAAATCGTATCGACTCTTTCAGCGATCGCCAGCCCCACGGAACCGATCATCGCCGTCACGCCGGCGTCTGCCACCATCCACTATTACGCTCGAAATGGACGATTGCCGGGGGCCCACTTCATGCCTCCCACAGCGGAAAAGTTCGACAACACATCGGCCATCGTCGTCTCCAGCCGAGCCCACGGACAATCAATCGAAGATGTCCTGCACGAGTTGCAGCTCGACGCGTTGTATGACGCGAAATCCTCGTCGCGTGTTGCCGAGTTCGAAACCGCGGATCTGTACCGCGTCACCGCCAAATAG
- a CDS encoding OPT family oligopeptide transporter, which produces MNDSASSSPDAIPASRGRVPTNDDAGGSHRWGGGELTFRVIVLGLLLSVVMGAANVYVGLKAGMTVSASIPAAVMAMLLFRLLFRRSSVLEANQVQTCASAGESLAAGIIFTMPAMILIGHWQSFDFWTVSMVALTGGLLGILFMIPMRRVFVVNNDDLPYPEGVACAAVLKAGESDDQQQDAAYSLIIGGILGALFKIAAGFLGIIHDTLQVARTTGERIFYFGGDLSPMLVAVGFIVRLHVAILIFIGGALGWLIGIPLLGGASQHSDPIAGAWAIWSSEIRYVGVGAMVVGGMSSLVAVRAGLLAAVRELSQGFRNKGLPLKNTERDIPTGLILALGIACTVMLAILNFRFTDNVGVTVLATAIMLAMGFFFSAVASYIVGLVGNSNSPVSGMTITAVLAAGGLLWLFNFSGTPGMVATLGIAAVVCCVACTSGDVCNDLKTGSIVGASPFRQQIMQIAGVGVAAFVMAPVLTLLHNNTPGGIGGEKLSAPQASLFASLARGFSGEGELPWHLIGIGAGLGVVILIIDEILKRRTTHRAHLMPIAVGMYLPFGLATPILLGGLIAHLHTRRTVKSDHDRVLHRGILFSSGVIAGEALTAVGLAGLAAVGITSMELPLSPTAVTASTLAVAIAIIAAFLLMTRPHKS; this is translated from the coding sequence ATGAATGATTCTGCGTCTTCGAGTCCCGATGCAATTCCCGCAAGTCGTGGTCGCGTTCCAACGAACGATGACGCCGGTGGCAGTCATCGCTGGGGCGGGGGCGAGTTGACGTTCCGCGTGATCGTGTTGGGGTTGTTGCTGTCGGTCGTGATGGGAGCCGCGAACGTTTACGTGGGACTGAAGGCCGGGATGACCGTGTCGGCTTCGATCCCCGCAGCCGTCATGGCGATGCTGCTGTTTCGATTGCTGTTCCGCCGCTCCAGCGTGTTGGAAGCCAATCAGGTGCAGACCTGTGCGTCGGCTGGCGAATCGCTTGCCGCCGGGATCATCTTTACGATGCCCGCGATGATCTTGATCGGCCACTGGCAGTCTTTCGACTTCTGGACCGTTTCGATGGTCGCGCTGACCGGCGGGCTGCTGGGCATTCTGTTTATGATCCCGATGCGACGCGTGTTTGTCGTCAACAACGACGATCTACCTTATCCCGAAGGTGTCGCCTGTGCGGCGGTGCTGAAAGCCGGAGAAAGCGACGACCAACAGCAAGACGCAGCTTACAGTTTGATCATCGGCGGTATTTTGGGAGCCTTGTTCAAGATCGCCGCCGGCTTCCTTGGCATCATCCACGACACGTTGCAAGTCGCCAGGACGACGGGGGAGCGGATCTTTTATTTTGGTGGCGATCTATCCCCGATGCTGGTCGCCGTGGGTTTCATCGTGCGACTGCATGTGGCGATCCTGATTTTTATCGGAGGCGCGTTGGGCTGGCTGATCGGCATTCCTCTGCTCGGTGGCGCCAGCCAACACAGCGACCCCATCGCCGGAGCTTGGGCGATCTGGAGCAGCGAGATTCGCTACGTCGGCGTCGGTGCGATGGTGGTCGGCGGGATGAGTTCATTGGTTGCCGTCCGGGCGGGGCTGCTGGCCGCGGTTCGCGAACTCTCGCAAGGCTTCCGCAACAAGGGCCTGCCGCTGAAGAACACCGAACGCGACATTCCCACGGGCTTGATCTTAGCATTAGGTATCGCCTGCACCGTGATGTTGGCGATCCTGAATTTCCGCTTCACCGACAACGTCGGCGTGACCGTGCTGGCAACGGCAATCATGTTGGCGATGGGATTTTTCTTTTCCGCGGTGGCCAGTTACATCGTGGGGCTCGTCGGCAACTCCAACAGCCCGGTATCGGGGATGACGATCACCGCCGTGTTGGCTGCTGGCGGTTTGTTGTGGTTGTTTAATTTTTCAGGCACGCCCGGGATGGTCGCGACGCTGGGAATCGCAGCCGTCGTCTGCTGTGTCGCTTGCACCAGCGGCGACGTATGCAACGACTTAAAAACCGGTTCGATCGTCGGCGCTTCCCCGTTTCGTCAACAGATCATGCAGATCGCCGGAGTCGGTGTCGCTGCCTTTGTGATGGCGCCGGTACTGACGCTGCTGCACAACAACACGCCCGGTGGCATCGGAGGCGAAAAGCTCTCGGCACCGCAAGCGAGTCTGTTTGCCAGTCTGGCTCGCGGTTTTTCGGGCGAAGGCGAATTGCCTTGGCATTTGATTGGTATCGGAGCCGGATTGGGCGTGGTGATTTTGATCATCGACGAAATCCTCAAGCGTCGCACCACACATCGCGCTCACTTGATGCCGATCGCCGTCGGCATGTACCTTCCCTTCGGACTGGCCACTCCGATTTTGCTCGGTGGGCTGATCGCACATCTGCACACCCGGCGAACCGTCAAATCGGATCACGACCGCGTGTTGCATCGCGGCATCCTGTTCTCTTCAGGCGTGATTGCCGGAGAAGCGTTGACCGCGGTCGGACTGGCCGGGTTGGCCGCTGTGGGAATCACCTCGATGGAATTGCCACTCTCGCCGACCGCAGTGACCGCAAGCACGCTGGCGGTCGCGATCGCAATCATCGCCGCATTCCTGCTGATGACGCGGCCTCACAAGTCGTAG